Below is a genomic region from Candidatus Neomarinimicrobiota bacterium.
ACATCAATTTCTTTTAGTTTTCGATCGAGGAATAGATCACGGACGACACCACCCACCACATACACTTCTCTATTGTTGGCAGCCGCAATCTCACCAATTTCTTTTAGAATATATTTTGGCTCCGGCTGGCTGTCGAGTAAATACTGAATATTTGCCATTGTAAAATTTAACACAAATTATTGGTGAGACGTATTGCTATACGTCTCTAAGGATGACCCTTTTTTTGATGTCAGAATTCCCTTACTTTCTTGCCATGAGAATTCTAATCTCACTCATCATCGCCACGACTATGGTTTTGGCCCAATTTGGCAAAGTTGAAGTAACCATCGACGACCGTCTTCTTCGGGATAACGAAAGACAGGAGTTATCTTCCCTCAGGGATGAAATAACACGTTTTTATTCAGGACGTATCTGGGATGACGATTTCTCGGGGCTCAAAATTCCACTTCACATTTCATTCGCTTTTCAGGGTATGGCACAAAAAGGGGGACTTAAAACATTCCATGCCCAAGTATTGATTTCTGATGGAATGGATCTACGGTATTTTGATAAATCACTTCAATTCTATTTTAGTTCAGGGGGCGCCATCCATTTTGACCCTGTTATTTTTGATCCACTGGGCTCCTTCCTTGCCTATTACGCTTATGCGGTAATGGCAGGGTATATGGATACTTACGAATTTTACGGCGGCAACCATGCTTACGATCAAGCGCGGGAGATTGCACTCCGGGGGATTGCTTCTGACTTTCCCAAAGGATGGTCCTCTCGTGTACAATTACTAAAAGAAGTAACGGGAAACAAAGGTCTTCGAGAAGCTCGCTTTGCTTACTATGTGGCCATGGATCTATTTGATCAAGGCAAACCCGATGCAGCCTTAAAGGAATTTGGCTTAATGATGGATGGGCTGAAAAAAGTAGCATACGGCTTTCCCGTGGGACGGATGCAGTATTTTCTAAAAGCTCATACTAAAGATATCAGCCATAGGTTAACTATATTGGGCCAAGATGAATCACTGCGATATTTGGCCGATATTGACCCGGAAAATAAAATGATATATTTAAGGGATATAAAAAAGTAACTTATTCTTTTACAATCTCCGACGATCGTTTCTTGCCTCGTATGTAATAATCAAAGACCACACTGCCCCAATATAACCAGGGCAAAACTTTTTTATCTTTTACCACGCGAATCTTTTTTACAAGTCTGCGTCGTTTCCAAATGAGATGGGGATGAGTAATAATCCACAATAAAGATTGAATGATGCCGAAAAAGTGATTCATATCCAGGCGAACTAGTGAATAAGCCAAGGCCACAAACTCCAACGCTAAACGAATTGGTGTAATATATAAGGTGAGGGGTAGACTGTAATTAGACAAAACCATGAGCAGTGAATTACGATGATTCAAATATTGTTTTTGCCGAGAGAACATGGGCAGCGTTACGGCATTTTTGTGATATACCACGGAACTTGGAATAGCCCAGGTTTCTTTCCCCATGAGGCGAAACTTCCAGCATAAATCAATCTCTTCCTGATGGGCGAAAAATGTTTCATCAAATCCACTTGCCGATTCAAAATCAGATTTCCGTACCATGATAGCGGTACCGCTGGCCCAAAATATCGGACGCATTCTATCGTATTGCCCTTCATCTTTTTCCCGTTCAAAAAATACGCGACCCCGGGCAAAGGGAAAACCCAATACATCTATCCAACCACCGGCACCGCCGGCATAGTCAAAAATATCCCGTTCAAAATAGTTTAATATTTTAGGCTGAACCGCTGCCACATCCTGATTGAGATTCATAAAGTCAACCAATCCATCCAACCAATGATGATCTTGAATTGTATCATTATTTAAGAATACTAAATAGTCACCGTTGGCTACTTTGGCACCACGATTACAGCCACCGGCATAACCATAGTTTTGGTCATTCTCTATTAATTTGACTTGGGGAAAGTTCAGGCTTACCCAGTCCGGGCTGCCGTCAGTGGAAGCATTATCCACCACAATAATTTCAAAATTTGGATATCTCGTTTGAACCAGAGATTCCAAACATTCGGACAAAACCTCAATCCCGTTCCAATGGGGAATGATTACCGAGACTAAAGGATTATACATTATTTGACAATAAAAGGAAAAAGGAAAAAGGCAATTTTATTATGTCGTACAATCTCGCACCCTATGCCTTCCTACTTCTTACCTCTTACTTCTTCCTTCGTCAAGTCTTCCATCAATTTTTGTGCTACAGGATCGTTGGGATTTTTATCCAACCAATCGGCAAGAACCAATTCTGCTTTAGGCCGCATATCCAATTGTTTATATGTAAAAACAAGTGAGGAAACAATTTGGGTGAAACTCTTTCGCCATTCTTCCATTTCTTTTTGGGTGGCCAGACGATCGCCACTTTCTATTTCTTTAAAATCGGCATAAAGTCCTTCAAAAATAGTTCGCCCCATTTCGAATGAATCTAGTTGAGAAATATAGACTTGACCAAAATCCAATCGATCACGGATATCTATATCATTGCGGATCATGAGATTATCGATTATTCGTCGCAATTCATCCTTGTTTCCCAACTCGCCAAATAGTCGCCCTACTTGGTAATAGAGGTCCTTGGAGTCATATCGAATTGTTTTTTCAGGAATATTGTCTTGCATTTTTGTCATAACCTGTAATGCTTTGGTACGATGAATTTCGGCTTTATCCTCATCTGATCGCTCATTATCTTTAAATGCCATGTAATGATAAGCGGCCAACTGCATGTAAGCACTACGTAGATTCTGCAACAGACGAATATTGGTGGTGGGAAAATAAAATACATCCTCCCTACCTAAGTTTCTGAAAAGGTATCCTGGCATATATTGTTTGGACCAAATTATATTTTCTTTTTCATTCCATTCCGCCGCTTCAATATCTTGCTCCCAGATTTCAGAATTGAACCCGGACATAAGGTTGGTCCACATTCTTTCTTCATTGATGGGATTACGGCCATCCACGTTGTGAGGCCTTAGGCGATAAACCAATCCTTCCATTTCTAAAAAGGGTTCTAAATCAAGACGGTTAGATCCGGGGACGGTTACTGCAAAATAAATGGGGTATTTCCATTGAGAGTCACTGATAATCTTTAAAATCATCATATCTTTAACCATAAGGGCCGCACCAGCAAAAGTGGGGTTCACTTTCCACTCAATAAAGCCTTCTGAATTTTTGCCAGATTTCGGCGCTGCAATTTTTACATTTCGCGGTTTCCATGGCTGAAGCCCGGAAGAAATATCCATTACTTGAGTGTCAGACATATTAATGAATCGTTCCAACTCACGACCATCTTGATCCACTTGACCACGACGGGTGTCACGCAATTGTCTAATATACCATTCTGTATTGAGAAGACTAAGATTTGCTACGGTAATATCCGTTCGCACACCTTCTACCTCCTGCAAATACCATAATGGAAATGTGTCATTATCTCCGTTGGTAAATAAAATCGCATTCGGTTCGCAGGATTGTAAAATATTGTAACTGTAATCCCAAGCTAAACGATTATCAGAACGATCGTGTTCGTGATAATTGGCTTTTAACATCATGCCTGGCATCGCTAAAAGCAACACTGCCATGGTGCCGATTACTGCATTTTTTGCCGCTGGTTTATCTTTAAAAATAGCATGTAGCTTATCCCCTAGGGCCGCCACAGCAATACTGATCCAAATGGAAAAAGCGAAAAAACTGCCCACATAGGAATAATCCCGTTCCCGCGGTTGAGGATTATCCTGGTTTACAAAAATGATAATGGCCAAACCCATCATGAGAAATAGACTAAATACAGTAAATGCTTGCTCTCGATCCCGCTGAAAATGGTAAAACATGCCCCAAAGTCCAAAGAGAAAAGCCAACGGAAATCCAAACTGAAACCAATCAACGCCATCTTCTTTGGTATTGGCACCATAAGCCGTTACCCATTCATCGGTGCTAGGGCCTCGTCCGGCAAATTGCCAAAGAAAATACCGCCAATACATTTTTTTAACCTGATAACTCCAGAAATAATTCCACTGTTTATCCGGTCGGTAAGATTTGTATTCCCGTTCCTGTGAGGATGTGTATTCCCGGCCGTTGGCAGGACGCCCTACAGCTTCATGT
It encodes:
- a CDS encoding DUF4835 family protein, which translates into the protein MRILISLIIATTMVLAQFGKVEVTIDDRLLRDNERQELSSLRDEITRFYSGRIWDDDFSGLKIPLHISFAFQGMAQKGGLKTFHAQVLISDGMDLRYFDKSLQFYFSSGGAIHFDPVIFDPLGSFLAYYAYAVMAGYMDTYEFYGGNHAYDQAREIALRGIASDFPKGWSSRVQLLKEVTGNKGLREARFAYYVAMDLFDQGKPDAALKEFGLMMDGLKKVAYGFPVGRMQYFLKAHTKDISHRLTILGQDESLRYLADIDPENKMIYLRDIKK
- a CDS encoding glycosyltransferase family 2 protein, with amino-acid sequence MYNPLVSVIIPHWNGIEVLSECLESLVQTRYPNFEIIVVDNASTDGSPDWVSLNFPQVKLIENDQNYGYAGGCNRGAKVANGDYLVFLNNDTIQDHHWLDGLVDFMNLNQDVAAVQPKILNYFERDIFDYAGGAGGWIDVLGFPFARGRVFFEREKDEGQYDRMRPIFWASGTAIMVRKSDFESASGFDETFFAHQEEIDLCWKFRLMGKETWAIPSSVVYHKNAVTLPMFSRQKQYLNHRNSLLMVLSNYSLPLTLYITPIRLALEFVALAYSLVRLDMNHFFGIIQSLLWIITHPHLIWKRRRLVKKIRVVKDKKVLPWLYWGSVVFDYYIRGKKRSSEIVKE
- a CDS encoding DUF2723 domain-containing protein, coding for MIHSDYIKLNRIFAGLALAISFLVYLLTMADTVPYWDSGEFIATSYILGVPHPPGSPLYLIIARVFSMIPFNPDIAFRVNLISPVVSALAVMYLYLSTVKLISNYRGKIQTQMDAIITFGGSLVGALTFAFTDSHWFNAVEAEVYGFSTFFTAIVVWLILHWAERADDKGNERYILIIAYMIGLATGVHLLNLLALPFIALIIYFRKYKFSYKGFLITSAITGIVYLIINAGIINGMPKLVDTVGLNLVIVLSLIIVGSMVAAIIKKKFQYALALTSIVLILIGYSSYATIFIRSGQNPAINENDPSTVSRAIAYMEREQYGQMFQFPRRYTGLPPKHEAVGRPANGREYTSSQEREYKSYRPDKQWNYFWSYQVKKMYWRYFLWQFAGRGPSTDEWVTAYGANTKEDGVDWFQFGFPLAFLFGLWGMFYHFQRDREQAFTVFSLFLMMGLAIIIFVNQDNPQPRERDYSYVGSFFAFSIWISIAVAALGDKLHAIFKDKPAAKNAVIGTMAVLLLAMPGMMLKANYHEHDRSDNRLAWDYSYNILQSCEPNAILFTNGDNDTFPLWYLQEVEGVRTDITVANLSLLNTEWYIRQLRDTRRGQVDQDGRELERFINMSDTQVMDISSGLQPWKPRNVKIAAPKSGKNSEGFIEWKVNPTFAGAALMVKDMMILKIISDSQWKYPIYFAVTVPGSNRLDLEPFLEMEGLVYRLRPHNVDGRNPINEERMWTNLMSGFNSEIWEQDIEAAEWNEKENIIWSKQYMPGYLFRNLGREDVFYFPTTNIRLLQNLRSAYMQLAAYHYMAFKDNERSDEDKAEIHRTKALQVMTKMQDNIPEKTIRYDSKDLYYQVGRLFGELGNKDELRRIIDNLMIRNDIDIRDRLDFGQVYISQLDSFEMGRTIFEGLYADFKEIESGDRLATQKEMEEWRKSFTQIVSSLVFTYKQLDMRPKAELVLADWLDKNPNDPVAQKLMEDLTKEEVRGKK